A single genomic interval of Helianthus annuus cultivar XRQ/B chromosome 6, HanXRQr2.0-SUNRISE, whole genome shotgun sequence harbors:
- the LOC110864453 gene encoding zinc finger CCCH domain-containing protein 13, with protein MPKSSRSKSHKQSKHREYSGSDEDVKVKEKSNNGGKDKEKEDGVGSVRVYKESGERRKHGSNGDVVDRWNGGSSDDKGLVNVEDNKEVLKSKDASKSVGDSKSRSSRRHEGDSVSLIGLEKEKEKEKEKDRGEKRKSDKEYVKKEKEYKESKDRDRGSDRGKRGYSDKVDEAVSKGVENPSSKKGKEVTEWPIEEELRNPELEKELEKRMRRRGEASSAKDKYHDDVKETEDRHLSTRNDRSKDERHKNEEHGDVRESRQKDEKHREDGERDRKSRDVKHRSESGRYNKHRDDKYHEDKYSEDGNKETKYKDDKYIENSDKDERSRDRKRRQEDDRDYKHKEEKKARDSKYRDVPEAKRLRDDSVRKTNNRDGSPVYDDRRYKDDKDSRRGNEKDEASDYRSRSSAKEQRSESEKRSSAKADSASEWGRHGSRYADVDIAAGHSRRRSSPSGSSYSTRDHRTIDRFSKQEETKYRDHAYEDRARHNIHSSRDYESAPGQSDKKVMSKDDGYAGGDISGEKRPRSSPQVDKSPGSTSNERRNLIKSDARKSLDLEEPGPRSGGGYKDTVKDGKGSRELATEAQVDNDNLSVSSPYTRNSHFSGNSKSLLPPPSPSTFGSTEDDRNKSNSRHRRMVDPNMNRGQSQGPGQSQGQGNWNNVPNWPSPMATGGYIPFQHVPPPMFHPLMPQFPPQIFGRPPMKLNPGLPYPVPDHGRPLTWRNQVDESGPPLHGWDANNAVFGDEYWDHRNRGWDQNGEMWKNQNGGGGAESGQQRSNDENWSGLAGQSDEGEKNQPDTQPETLNLDKNEPAAQKVTESPHVFEAVKEDNSARISKTYLSRVDVSKDLTQPELYDQCTSMMDLDHEALSDEFDYKILFFEEGVDVDVTDSASLFAVTNESVFQKAMYLYKKQKEDFHLTNTDKEIGSVDDGKTAAEGTVIEVFKENDEAPNQPEEAMNIEVDDSVVKQEEEERESAEVAVKESDASCEVEDASGSINDEKNGGDDPLVLSDLSTADVAVMPTESVEFGSVNNRIHHHSPESTH; from the exons ATGCCGAAAAGCTCTCGAAGCAAATCGCACAAGCAAAGCAAGCACAGAGAGTATTCCGGTTCCGATGAGGACGTGAAAGTGAAAGAGAAGAGTAACAATGGCGGTAAAGATAAAGAGAAAGAAGACGGTGTTGGTTCAGTTAGGGTTTATAAGGAATCAGGAGAGAGAAGGAAGCATGGGAGTAATGGAGATGTGGTTGATAGGTGGAACGGTGGAAGTAGTGATGATAAAGGATTGGTTAATGTTGAGGATAATAAGGAGGTGTTGAAGTCGAAAGATGCGTCGAAAAGTGTCGGTGATTCGAagagtaggagtagtaggagacATGAGGGGGATAGTGTGAGTTTAATTGGATTGGAGAAGGAAaaggagaaggagaaggagaaggaTCGAGGCGAAAAGCGGAAATCGGATAAGGAGTATGTGAAGAAGGAGAAGGAGTATAAGGAATCGAAGGATAGAGATCGCGGTTCGGATAGGGGGAAGAGAGGTTATAGTGATAAGGTTGATGAGGCGGTTTCGAAGGGAGTCGAGAATCCATCGAGTAAAAAAGGAAAAGAAGTCACTG AATGGCCAATAGAAGAAGAGTTACGAAACCCCGAATTAGAAAAGGAGCTCGAGAAGAGGATGAGAAGAAGAGGAGAAGCTTCTAGTGCTAAAGATAAATATCATGATGACGTAAAAGAAACCGAAGATAGACATTTATCTACAAGAAATGACCGTTCGAAAGACGAAAGGCATAAAAACGAAGAACACGGAGATGTTAGAGAATCCCGACAAAAGGACGAAAAACATCGGGAAGATGGTGAACGCGATAGAAAAAGTCGGGACGTTAAACATCGAAGTGAGAGTGGAAGATATAACAAACACAGGGACGACAAATACCATGAAGATAAGTATAGCGAAGACGGTAATAAAGAAACTAAATATAAAGACGATAAATATATCGAAAACAGTGATAAAGATGAAAGAAGTAGAGACCGAAAACGCAGACAAGAGGATGATAGAGATTATAAACATAAGGAAGAGAAGAAAGCGCGCGATTCCAAGTACCGAGACGTACCCGAAGCCAAACGTTTACGGGATGATAGTGTTAGGAAAACAAATAATCGAGATGGAAGTCCGGTTTACGATGATCGTAGATATAAGGATGATAAAGATAGTAGAAGAGGCAATGAAAAAGACGAGGCTAGTGATTATAGATCCCGTAGTAGCGCTAAAGAACAGCGATCTGAATCGGAAAAGAGATCAAGCGCTAAAGCTGATTCAGCTTCTGAATGGGGACGACACGGTTCTCGTTATGCTGACGTGGATATTGCCGCCGGTCATAGCCGTCGTAGGAGTTCACCTAGCGGGAGCTCCTATTCAACAAGAGATCATCGAACGATAGATCGATTTTCAAAGCAAGAAGAAACGAAGTACCGGGATCATGCTTATGAAGATCGAGCTCGACATAACATTCATTCAAGTAGAGATTACGAGTCTGCCCCTGGACAATCAGATAAGAAAGTTATGTCGAAGGATGACGGTTACGCGGGTGGTGATATTTCTGGGGAAAAACGACCTCGTTCTTCACCACAAGTTGATAAATCCCCGGGATCAACTAGTAACGAACGCAGGAACTTGATTAAATCTGATGCTAGAAAAAGTCTTGACCTTGAAGAACCGGGCCCACGAAGCGGTGGTGGTTATAAAGATACTGTTAAGGATGGTAAAGGAAGTCGGGAACTGGCTACCGAAGCACAAGTTGATAACGATAATTTATCGGTTTCGTCACCATACACCCGAAACTCTCATTTTTCTGGTAATTCAAAGTCTCTCCTACCACCTCCATCtccatctacgtttggttctacAGAAGATGACAGAAATAAGTCAAACAGCCGgcaccggaggatggttgacccGAACATGAATAGAGGTCAAAGTCAAGGACCAGGTCAAAGTCAAGGTCAAGGTAATTGGAACAACGTCCCGAATTGGCCTTCACCGATGGCAACCGGTGGTTACATCCCGTTCCAGCATGTTCCACCACCGATGTTTCATCCTCTTATGCCGCAGTTTCCGCCACAAATATTCGGTAGACCGCCAATGAAGCTTAACCCTGGTTTGCCTTACCCTGTTCCTGATCATGGCCGACCGCTTACGTGGCGGAATCAAGTGGATGAATCGGGCCCACCGTTGCATGGGTGGGATGCTAACAATGCTGTATTTGGTGACGAATATTGGGACCATAGGAACCGAGGGTGGGACCAAAACGGCGAAATGTGGAAGAACCAAAACGGTGGAGGAGGTGCAGAGTCGGGTCAACAGAGGTCAAACGATGAAAACTGGTCCGGGCTGGCAGGTCAGTCTGATGAGGGTGAAAAGAACCAACCCGATACGCAGCCCGAAACCTTGAATCTTGATAAAAACGAGCCCGCAGCTCAGAAAGTGACTGAAAGTCCTCATGTCTTCGAGGCTGTCAAAGAGGACAACAGTGCACGTATTTCAAAAACCTATCTTTCTAGGGTTGACGTGTCGAAAGATCTTACGCAACCCGAGCTGTATGACCAGTGCACTAGCATGATGGATTTGGATCATGAAGCGTTATCGGATGAATTCGACTACAAGATTTTGTTTTTCGAG GAGGGTGTAGATGTCGATGTCACCGATAGTGCTTCACTATTTGCGGTCACAAACGAATCTGTTTTTCAG AAAGCGATGTACCTTTACAAGAAGCAAAAGGAAGATTTTCATTTAACGAATACGGATAAAGAGATAGGTAGTGTAGATGACGGTAAGACGGCCGCTGAGGGGACGGTTATCGAGGTATTTAAGGAAAACGATGAAGCACCGAATCAACCCGAGGAAGCAATGAATATTGAGGTGGATGATTCTGTCGTAAAGCAAGAGGAAGAAGAACGTGAGTCAGCCGAGGTTGCAGTGAAAGAGAGTGACGCATCTTGTGAGGTCGAAGATGCAAGCGGGTCCATCAATGATGAGAAGAATGGTGGTGATGATCCATTGGTGTTATCTGATTTGTCAACTGCTGACGTGGCAGTGATGCCAACAGAGTCTGTTGAGTTTGGGTCGGTAAATAATCGGATACATCACCATTCTCCTGAAAGTACACATTGA
- the LOC110864452 gene encoding signal recognition particle 19 kDa protein, whose protein sequence is MDGGTPNFKTWNIIYPVYINSKKTIAEGRRISATKACENPTALEIGDCCGHLKIPFAIEIDKAYPRDFMQVGRVRVLLKRPDGSPHNPLITSKKQLMIRIAELVPRHPGRVKKQEAAASASNAAAPSKSGKGGKKKR, encoded by the exons ATGGATGGCGGTACACCTAATTTCAAAACATGGAATATCATATACCCTGTTTACATAAATTCAAAGAAGACTATTGCCGAAGGTAGAAGAATCTCTGCTACAAAAGCATGCGAAAACCCTACCGCTTTAGAAATCGGCGATTGTTGTGGCCATCTCAAAATTCCTTTTGCTATTGAG ATTGATAAGGCATATCCAAGGGATTTCATGCAAGTGGGGAGGGTGCGGGTTTTGCTGAAAAGACCAGATGGGAGTCCACATAATCCCCTTATTACATCCA AAAAACAGCTGATGATTCGTATTGCTGAATTGGTTCCTAGACACCCGGGTAGAGTGAAGAAACAAGAAGCGGCTGCATCTGCTTCAAATGCTGCTGCACCTTCGAAATCTGGCAAGGGTGGGAAAAAGAAGAGATAG
- the LOC110864451 gene encoding calcineurin B-like protein 7 has protein sequence MTNMTVKECCCFLKKLRNPSRAIQHARLASETLFSINEIEALYDLFEGLSYAIIEDGRIHKEEFLLALFSNSSMQNFFADRLFDTFDIKKNGVIEFDEFVRSLSVFHPDAPESVKIEFMFRLYDLKHNGFIERDELKEMVLALLSEMNVDLSEDAVEGILNKTILDADLNGDGKIDIEEWKIFVSKNPSILKNMTLPLLREITQAFPNFVIHTKVRELEVVV, from the exons ATGACAAATATGACCGTTAAAGAATGTTGTTGTTTCTTGAAGAAACTTAGAAACCCGAGTCGAGCTATACAACACGCGCGTCTTGCTTCCGAGACATTAT TTAGTATTAATGAGATAGAGGCATTGTATGATCTTTTTGAGGGATTAAGCTATGCTATTATTGAAGATGGTCGTATTCACAAG GAAGAGTTTCTGCTTGCACTTTTCAGCAATAGCAGCATGCAGAATTTTTTTGCAGATAGA CTGTTTGACACATTTGACAtcaagaaaaacggagtaattGAGTTTGACGAATTTGTTCGTTCGCTAAGCGTTTTCCACCCGGATGCACCTGAATCAGTCAAAATCGAAT TCATGTTTAGATTGTATGACTTGAAGCACAACGGTTTCATAGAACGTGACGAG TTGAAGGAGATGGTTTTGGCTCTTTTGAGTGAAATGAATGTTGATTTATCAGAAGATGCAGTTGAAGGTATCTTAAATAAG ACAATTCTGGATGCGGATCTGAATGGAGACGGAAAGATCGATATAGAAGAGTGGAAGATATTCGTCTCGAAAAATCCATCCATTCTCAAGAATATGACACTTCCCCTTCTAAG GGAGATCACTCAAGCGTTTCCAAACTTCGTGATACATACCAAAGTCCGAGAACTAGAAGTAGTAGTATGA